A genomic region of Acidimicrobiales bacterium contains the following coding sequences:
- a CDS encoding histidine phosphatase family protein, which yields MIWLLRHGRTEANARGLLLGRADPALDDVGRDQALRAAKALMDVGATRVITSPLQRCRETAALVGETLGVPVVFDDRWVEMDYGELDGTPVASVPPETWAAWMADVGWTPPGGESIAALGERVRAACDELLSSAAEDDGDVVVVSHVSPIKAAVAWALGVGDEVAWRLFLAPASISTISTARGRPSLHAFNGVSHLTRS from the coding sequence GTGATCTGGCTGCTGCGGCACGGCCGCACCGAGGCGAACGCCCGGGGGCTGTTGCTGGGTCGGGCCGATCCGGCGCTCGACGACGTCGGCCGCGACCAGGCGCTGCGGGCCGCCAAGGCGCTGATGGACGTGGGGGCGACCCGGGTGATCACGAGCCCGTTGCAGCGCTGCCGCGAGACGGCGGCGCTGGTGGGGGAGACCCTCGGCGTGCCGGTGGTGTTCGACGACCGCTGGGTCGAGATGGACTACGGCGAGCTCGACGGGACGCCGGTGGCGTCGGTTCCGCCGGAGACGTGGGCGGCGTGGATGGCCGACGTGGGTTGGACGCCGCCGGGTGGCGAGTCGATCGCGGCGCTGGGGGAGCGGGTGCGCGCGGCGTGCGACGAGCTGCTGTCGTCCGCGGCCGAGGACGACGGGGACGTCGTGGTGGTGAGCCACGTGTCGCCGATCAAGGCGGCGGTGGCGTGGGCGCTGGGCGTGGGTGACGAGGTGGCGTGGCGGCTGTTCCTCGCCCCGGCGTCGATCTCCACCATCTCGACCGCCCGGGGACGACCGTCCCTCCACGCCTTCAACGGCGTCTCCCACCTGACCCGGTCGTAG
- a CDS encoding C4-type zinc ribbon domain-containing protein, translated as MTRWDTLLVVQDHDTHVDQLVHRSETLPVRATLANIQAQVSAIDSQIAEVDVRLADLGRSQQRLEDEISSMRERAGQADKQLYSGTISNPRELQALQEDVESIQRRIAKLEDDELEIMEATEPVDAERELLAGKRGELDAQAETLRAELSEAESAIVAELAEVRAQRDAAAADVADDELLAEYEGMRKRLGGVAIARLVGSTCQGCHLGLSAVEVDRIRKLSLDDRVTCEECGRLLVRS; from the coding sequence ATGACTCGCTGGGACACGCTCCTCGTCGTCCAGGACCACGACACGCACGTCGACCAGCTCGTACACCGGTCGGAGACGCTCCCGGTGCGCGCCACGCTGGCGAACATCCAGGCGCAGGTGTCTGCCATCGACAGCCAGATCGCCGAGGTCGACGTTCGCCTGGCCGACCTGGGCCGGTCGCAGCAGCGGCTGGAGGACGAGATCTCCTCGATGCGCGAGCGGGCGGGGCAGGCCGACAAGCAGCTCTACTCGGGCACCATCAGCAACCCGCGCGAGCTGCAGGCGCTGCAGGAGGACGTCGAGTCGATCCAGCGGCGGATCGCGAAGCTCGAGGACGACGAGCTGGAGATCATGGAGGCCACCGAGCCCGTCGACGCCGAGCGCGAGCTGCTCGCCGGCAAGCGGGGCGAGCTCGACGCCCAGGCCGAGACGCTGCGCGCTGAGCTGTCCGAGGCCGAGTCCGCCATCGTGGCCGAGCTGGCCGAGGTGCGGGCGCAGCGTGACGCCGCTGCGGCCGACGTCGCCGACGACGAGCTGCTGGCCGAGTACGAGGGCATGCGCAAGCGCCTCGGCGGCGTGGCGATCGCCCGACTGGTGGGCTCCACCTGCCAGGGTTGCCACCTGGGGTTGAGCGCCGTCGAGGTCGACCGGATCCGCAAGCTGTCGCTCGACGACCGGGTGACGTGCGAGGAGTGCGGCCGCCTGCTGGTGCGGTCCTGA